The genomic region CCGCGCTTCTGGAGCCGGCGCAGGGTCTCGAGGCCAGCCGCAACCGCGACGGGATTGCCCGAGAGCGTGCCCGCTTGGTAGACGGGGCCGCTCGGCGCCATCTGCGACATGAGCGCGCGCCGCCCGCCATACGCCGCTGCGGGGAGGCCGCCGCCCACGACTTTGCCGAGACAGGTGAGGTCGGGCGTGATGCCGTAGAGCAGCTGCGCGCCGCCCCACGCCACGCGGAAGCCGGTCATCACTTCGTCGAAGATGAGCAGCGCGCCGTGCTCGTCGCAGAGCGTGCGCAGGCCCGCGAGGAAGCCGGGGCGCGGCGGCACGCAGCCCATGTTGCCCGCGACGGGCTCGATCAGAACGCAGGCGATCTCACGGCCGTGCGCGGCGAAGGCCTGCTTCACCGCCGCGAGATCGTTGTAGGGCGCCTGAATTGTTAGGCGCGCGAACTCTTCGGGAACGCCGGGCGAGCCCGGGATGCCGAGCGTCGCGACGCCGCTGCCCGCCCCGACGAGCAGCGCGTCGGTATGGCCGTGGTAACAGCCGTCGAACTTCAGCACGAGCTTGCGCGCCGTCGCCGCGCGCGCGAGGCGGATCGCGCTCATCGTGGCCTCGGTGCCGCTCGACACGAAGCGCACCTGCTCGACCGACGGCAGCGCCTCGCAGATCAGCTCCGCGATCTCGATCTCCGCCTCGGTCGGCGCGCCGAAGCTGGTGCCGCGCTTCGCCGCGCGCGCCACCGCGCGCAGCACCGCGGCGTCGCAGTGACCGAGGATCAGCGGACCCCACGAGCCGACGTAGTCGACGTACGCGTTGCCGTCGGCGTCGCGGACGTACGCGCCCTTGCCGCTCACGAGAAACGGCGGCGTGCCGCCGACGCCGCGGTACGCGCGCACGGGCGAATTCACGCCGCCGGGAATCACGCGCTCGGCACGCGCCATCAGCTGCTGCGAGCGTGCGAGCGAGAATGCGCGCGCGGGCTTCTTCGCTGCGCGCTTGCGCTTCACCGCTCGCTGCGGGCGAGGCACTACGCGTCGCCCGCGGCCGAGTCGTCTTCCGCGAGGCGCGCCATCCCGACGAGCTTCTCGCCGGCGCCGAGGTCCATCACGCGCACGCCTTGCGTCGCGCGGCCCATGGTCGAGATGCTCTTCACTTTGCAGCGCAGCACTTGGCCGCCGTCCGTCACGAGCATGACCTGGTCGTCGTCCACCACCTGCGCGATGCCGATCACCTTCCCGTTTCGGTCCGAGGTGCGGATCGTGATGATGCCGAGGCCACCGCGGTTCTGGACGCGGTAGTCGTCGAGCGGCGTGCGCTTGCCGAAGCCGTTCTCGGTGACGGTCAAGACGGTGGCGCCCGGCGTGAGGATCTCCATGCCGACGAGCTCGTCGCCGTCGCGCAGGTCCATCCCGCGCACACCCGTGGCGTTGCGGCCCATGCCGCGCACCTGCTCC from Deltaproteobacteria bacterium harbors:
- the hemL gene encoding glutamate-1-semialdehyde 2,1-aminomutase; the protein is MARAERVIPGGVNSPVRAYRGVGGTPPFLVSGKGAYVRDADGNAYVDYVGSWGPLILGHCDAAVLRAVARAAKRGTSFGAPTEAEIEIAELICEALPSVEQVRFVSSGTEATMSAIRLARAATARKLVLKFDGCYHGHTDALLVGAGSGVATLGIPGSPGVPEEFARLTIQAPYNDLAAVKQAFAAHGREIACVLIEPVAGNMGCVPPRPGFLAGLRTLCDEHGALLIFDEVMTGFRVAWGGAQLLYGITPDLTCLGKVVGGGLPAAAYGGRRALMSQMAPSGPVYQAGTLSGNPVAVAAGLETLRRLQKRGVYEKLGALASDLANGLAERAAARGLPLTTAAVGGMFGFFFHPGPVASFDDAKQSDLPRFKAFFHAMLARGVYLAPSAYEAGFVSLAHGPREIRATLAAAEVAFAEAARAG